Proteins encoded by one window of Halictus rubicundus isolate RS-2024b chromosome 18, iyHalRubi1_principal, whole genome shotgun sequence:
- the LOC143362868 gene encoding uncharacterized protein LOC143362868, producing MSCNESNRSNVVFKRNERSPCNCGWEVKFGYGVAVTLAIFEAKRFFMLVLEIFAEWQIIRFAGGLPPVILTLVNVGLGLPTALITVRNTRARKEPRCCAETRRVLRCLLIAIAICAIMNAATLVSIGYHISIRQDSLIEIFNNSMRLYVSAASYKYAIDEIQFIFQCCGHTSYKDWFHFDWQGVDYASREEMAAQSRISDEEYRDRGVPFSCCNLEAMAPCEHTEIQGDDVKTINTNGCTEIISPILLRIVIVAYVMTSTLVIIQIFLGYLIAKIIRRLLCGSCRLYHPSEAFADESTSVSLDSTSSETEGRNSSTSPSNWERLSPRETKKPDKSRKRKIKRVSSSSSRHARSKNTAREDADTTSTATESSPVSKPSSDRTRGNLAAAKIRPSAHEEHTIRKKLILSAEAR from the exons ATGTCGTGCAACGAGAGCAACCGGAGCAACGTGGTATTCAAAAGAAATGAAAGGTCACCTTGCAATTGCGGTTGGGAGGTGAAATTCGGTTATGGCGTGGCGGTCACCCTCGCCATCTTCGAAGCTAAACGATTCTTCATGTTAGTCCTGGAGATATTCGCTGAATGGCAGATCATTCGATTCGCGGGCGGTTTGCCACCTGTCATACTAACCTTGGTGAACGTCGGCTTGGGTCTGCCGACTGCTTTGATCACTGTTCGCAATACACGCGC CCGAAAGGAGCCACGTTGCTGCGCGGAGACCAGACGAGTGCTGAGATGTTTGCTGATAGCAATTGCGATCTGCGCAATAATGAACGCAGCGACTTTAGTCTCCATCGGGTATCACATTAGCATCAGACAGGACTCGTTGATAGAAATCTTCAACAATTCGATGCGGCTGTACGTGAGCGCAGCGTCGTACAAGTACGCGATCGACGAGATACAGTTCATCTTCCAGTGTTGCGGCCATACCTCCTACAAAGACTGGTTCCACTTTGACTGGCAG GGCGTGGATTACGCTTCCCGGGAGGAAATGGCGGCTCAAAGTAGAATATCCGACGAGGAGTATAGGGATCGCGGTGTTCCATTCAGCTGTTGCAACTTGGAAGCTATGGCGCCGTGCGAGCACACAGAAATCCAAGGGGATGACGTGAAAACGATCAACACGAACGGCTGCACCGAAATCATCAGCCCTATCCTACTCAGGATCGTAATCGTTGCTTACGTTATGACGAGCACGTTGGTGATCATTCAGATCTTCTTAGGCTATTTAATTGCCAAG ATCATTCGCCGGCTATTGTGCGGATCGTGTCGTTTGTATCACCCCTCGGAGGCCTTCGCCGACGAGTCCACCAGCGTATCGTTGGACAGCACAAG TTCGGAAACGGAGGGGCGGAACTCGAGCACATCCCCGTCGAATTGGGAGAGGCTGTCGCCGCGGGAAACAAAGAAACCTGATAAAAGTCGCAAGAGGAAGATAAAACgggtgtcgtcgtcgtcgtcgagacACGCTCGGTCTAAAAATACAGCGAGAGAGGACGCTGACACAACTTCCACGGCGACGGAATCCTCCCCGGTGAGCAAACCCTCTTCCGATCGAACCCGTGGAAATCTCGCCGCGGCGAAGATCCGGCCGAGCGCCCACGAAGAGCACACGATACGCAAGAAACTTATTTTATCCGCGGAAGCTCGTTAG